The DNA region ATGCGCACCTCGGGCACGGTCACGACGTGCGTGCCGAGCACCGGATCCTGGATGTCACCCCGCTGGAGCACCTCGGCCAGCGCGTGCCGCACGAGTTCGGCCACGCGCTGCTGACGCTGCGAGGGGCCGGTGGAGGTCGGTTTCTGGGCCATTCTGTCTCGGGCCGGCCCGCCGGAGCGGACGGCGCACGTCCTGAAAAAAGAAAAGACGGCCGCGGCAGGTGCCGCGGCCGCCCTGTCCGGATGAGTCCGGAGCGTCAGAGGGTGCGGCGGATCTCCTCGACCCGGTAGCACTCGATCACGTCGCCCGCGCGCATGTTCTCGAAGTTCTCGAAGGCCATGCCGCACTCCTGGCCGGAGGTGACTTCCTTCGCGTCGTCCTTGAAGCGCTTGAGCGTCTTGAGCTTGCCCTCGTGGATCACGACGCTGTCGCGGATCAGGCGAACGTGCGCGCCGCGCTCGACGATGCCGTCGGTGACGCGGCAACCCGCGACCTTGCCGACCTTCGAGACCTCGAAGACCTCCTGGATGGTCGCCTCGCCGAGGCGATCCTCCCGCAGGGTCGGCGGCAGCATCCCCGACAGCGTGGCTTTGATGTCGTCCACGAGGTCGTAGATGATGTTGTAGTACCGGATCTCGATGCCGGCCCGCTCGGCGGCCTCGCGGGCCTCCTTGAGGGCGCGCACGTTGAAGCCGATGACGACCGCCTTCGAGGCCTGTGCCAGGGTGATGTCCGACTCGGTGATGCCGCCGACACCCGCCAGGAGGATGCGGGCCGCGACCTCGTCGTTGCCGAGCTTCTCGAGCGCGCCCGAGATCGCCTCGACCGAGCCCTGGACGTCGCCCTTGATGACGACCGGCAGCTCCTTGCGGCCGGCGCCTTCCTTCAGGTCGCGCATCATGTCGACGAGCGAGCGGTTGGCACCGCCGGTGCGGGCGTTCTGGCGCTCGCGCTTCTGGCGGGCGCGGTACTCGGTGACCTCGCGGGCGCGGGCCTCGCTCGGCACCACGGTCACGCGGTCGCCGGCATCGGGTGTGCCGTTGAAGCCCAGCACCTCCACCGGCACGGACGGGCCGGCATACTGGACGTTCTCGCCGAGGTCGTCGATCAGGGCGCGCACGCGGCCCCACTCGGCGCCCGCCACGACGATGTCGCCGGTGAACAGGGTGCCGCGCTGGACCAGGACCGTGGCCACCGGGCCGCGACCGCGGTCGAGCTGGGCCTCGATGACCGTCCCCTCGCCGTCGCGCTTCTCGTTGGCGCGCAGGTTCATGATCTCGGCCTGGATCTGGATGCCCTCCAGAAGCTCGGACAGGCCGTCGCCGGTCTTGGCGGAGACCTCGAACTCGAGGGTCTCACCGCCCATCGACTCGACCTGGATGTCGTGCTGCAGCAGTTCCGTGCGGACCCGCTCCGGCTTGGCGTCCGGCTTGTCGATCTTGTTGACCGCGATGATCATCGGGACGCCCGCCGCCTTGGCGTGCTGGATGGCCTCGATGGTCTGGGGCATGACGCCGTCATCGGCCGCCACCACGATCACCACGATGTCGGTGACCTTGGCGCCGCGGGCGCGCATCGACGTGAACGCCGCGTGGCCCGGGGTGTCGATGAAGGTGATCATGTCGCCGGACGGCGACGCGACCTGATAGGCGCCGATGTGCTGGGTGATGCCGCCGGCCTCACCATCGACCACGTTCGCCTTGCGGATCGCGTCGAGCAGAGACGTCTTGCCGTGATCGACGTGGCCCATGATGGTGACCACCGGCGGACGGGGATCGAGATCCTCCTCCAGATCCGGCTCGTCGGACGACAGACCCTCCTCGACGTCGGATTCGGCGACGCGGCGGACCGTGTGGCCGAGTTCCTCGGCGATGAGCTGGGCGGTGTCCGAGTCGATCACGTCGGTGATCTTGTGGATCTGGCCCTGCTTCATCAGCATGCGGATCACGTCCACGGCCCGCTCCGACATGCGGTTGGCGAGTTCCTGGATGGTGATCGTCTCGGGGATGGTCACCTCGCGGGACAGCTTCTCTTTCTGCTCGACATGGCCGCGGCCACTCATCCGCTGCTGGCGGCGGCGGAACGAGGCGACGGAGCGCGTGCGCTCGTCCTCACCCGACGTGGCGGTCGCGATGGTCAGACGGCCGCGGTTGCGATCGCCTCCCGGCGACTTCGGCGTCTTGGGCGGCGTGATGATCTTGAGCGGCATGCCCGGACGGCGGATCACCCGCTTGGTCTCGGACTCATCGTCGTTGGTCTGGGCTCCGCGACCGGCCGGGCGCGCGGCGGCACCCGCACCGGCAGGACGCGCCGCGGTCGCCGGCGTCGCGCTCTTCTCGGGCTCGGGGGCCGGGGCCGGGCGGGCCATGAAGTTGAGGTCGCGCGGCTTGCGCGTGTCAGCCGTGATGGTCTTGCGCGGCTCGCCCGTGGAGGGTCGCGGCGTCAGAGGCGGACGCGGAGCGGCCGGAGCAGCGGCGGGCGTGGCACGCGCCGCGGCCGGACGCGCGGCCTCGGTCTGACGGGCCGGAGCGGCCGGACGGGCCGGAGCAGCGGCGGCGGCCGCCGGGCGGGCCGGCGTGGCGGCGGGCTGGGCAGGCGCCGGAGCCGGGCTGGACGGCGCGGCGGCGGCGGCCTCGGCGGCGGGAGCCGGAGCGGCAGGCGCGGGCGGCGGAGCCGCGGCAGCAGCCTTGGCCGCCTCGGCCGCTTCCGCGGCGGCGGCAGCGGCCGCTGCCTTGCGCTCTTCCTCCTCGCGGCGGCGGGCCTCGGCGGCCTCACGCTCGCGGCGGGCCTGCTCCTCGGCCTCGCGGCGGCGCGCCGCGGCTTCGGCTTCTGCCTTCTGGCGCGCCTCGGCCTCGCGACGCTGCGCGTCGGCGAGGGCTGCGGCGCGGGCCGCGCTCTCCTGCTCGCTCAGGGTGCGGAGGACGACACCCGAGGCGGCGCGCTGCGCCGGACGCGGGGGCGGCGCCGTCGGCGCGGCGGCTGCCGGGCGCGGGGCGGGGGCAGGCTCGCGGGCAGGCGCGGCCGGTGCCGCACCGATTACGCGGCGCTTCACCGTCTCGACCACGACCTGCTTGGAGCGGCCATGGGAGAAGCTCTGACGCACGGTGCCCGCCTCGATCGGCCGCTTGAGAGAGAGCGGCTTCGGGGAAGTCCGATTCAGAGTCTTGTCGCCCGGGTTGTTCGTATCGCTCATTCAGCCTGAACCCTGAGGGTTTCCATCGTCCCGTGAACCGACGCCCGGTGGCGCCGGCCAAATCCGTCCTGCGTCGTCAACGTGAGGCTTCGTCGATCCCGCCGATTCGGGCTGGATCGGGCTCCCCGGTCGCCGCGGCGGCGCCCTCGAAGGAGCGTAGCCGACGCCAACGCGACAGGCAGCCGGCGGCTCCGGCTCCTGCGACGAGCGCAGCGTGTATCACATGATCCCGACCTAAGGCCATGTCCAATTCGTCCTCGGACAGGTCATCGATGATCGGGATCCTTGACATGGCGTCACCGTGGCGCCTGTGCAAGGCCGACGCGATCTTCCGCCGGCCGTCCGGGCTCGCCTCGGCGGCGTGAATCACCGCGATCGCGCCGGGCTGGCCGCCGATCGCGGCCTCGACCTTCGAGAAGCCCGCGACCACGCAGCCCGCCTTGTTGGCCATGGCGATGGCCTGCCGCAGGTCGTCCCGGAGCCCGGCGACGATCCGGTCCGGCAGGTCGGGGGCGGCCGGGGTCGGCCCCTTGAACGCCCGCGAGAACAGGTTCTTCCGCACCGCCGTGGCGACAGCCTCGCGCCGGGCGCTGATCCAGGCGCCGCGGCCCGGCAGCTTGGCGCGCAGGTCGGGCACGACGCTGCCGTCCGGCCCGCGCACGAACCGGATCATCGCCTCCGGCGCCTGGGCGACGCGGGTGACGATGCAGGTCCGCTCGGGCAAGCGGCGGCCGGGGCCGGCATCGAGCCCCCCGGCATCCAGCCCGTCCTCGGGCAGGGTCGTGTCGACCGCGACCATCGCGCCTCCGCGCCGCCTCTCGCTCAGGCCTCGGCCTGCGCCGGGGCGGTCTCGTCGCCCTCGGCCGCCTCGGCACCCTCCTCGGCCTCCGGCTCCGGCAGGGCCTCGATCCAGCCGGCCTTCAGGCGAGCGGCCATGATCAGGGCCTCGGCCTCGGCGCGGGACAGGTCGAACCCGTCGAGGTAGCCGGCGTGGCGCACGGCGTCGGGGCCGCGGCCCTCGGTGTAGCCGACCAGGTCGTCGGTGGCGCAGCCCGCCAGATCCTCGACGCTCTTCACGTCGTTCTCGCCGAGGGCGACCATCATGGGCGTGGTGATGCCCTCGATCTCGCGCAACTCGTCGGCGACGCCGAGCTCGGTGCGGCGGGCGTCGTGCGCCTGCTCGATCCGGGCGAGGTGGTCCTGGGCGCGGGCCTGGATCTCGGTGCCGGTCTCCTCGTCGAGCCCCTGGATGCCGGACAGCTCCTGAATGTCGACGTAGGCGATCTCCTCGACGTTGCGGAAGCCTTCCGCGGCGAGCAGCTGGCCGACGGTCTCGTCGACGTCGAGCGCCTCCATGAACACCTGGGTCCGCTCGGCGAACTCCTTCTGGCGGCGCTCCGACTCCTCGGCCTCGGTGAGGATGTCGATGTCCCAGCCGGTGAGCTGCGAGGCGAGGCGCACGTTCTGGCCGCGGCGGCCGATCGCCAGCGACAGCTGGTCGTCCGGCACCACCACCTCGATGCGGTCGGCCTCCTCGTCGAGCACCACCTTCACCACCTCGGCGGGCTGGAGGGCGTTGACGATGAAGGTCGCCTCGTCCTCCGACCACGGGATGATGTCGATCTTCTCCCCCTGCAGCTCGCCGACCACGGCCTGCACGCGCGAGCCGCGCATGCCGACGCAGGCGCCGACCGGGTCGATGCTGCCGTCGCGGGAGATCACCGCGATCTTGGCGCGGGAGCCCGGATCGCGGGCCACCGCCTTCACCTCGACGATGCCGTCGTAGATCTCGGGCACTTCCTGGCCGAACAGCTTGGCCATGAACTGGGGGTGCGAGCGCGACAGGAAGATCTGCGGGCCGCGGACCTCCGAGCGCACGTCGAACAGGTAGGAGCGGATGCGGTCGCCCGGCCGGAAGGTCTCGCGCGGGATCATCTCGTCCCGGCGCACGATGCCCTCGCCGCGGCCGAGATCGACGATGACGTTGCCGTACTCGACGCGCTTCACGATGCCGTTGAGGATCTCGCCGATGCGGTCCTTGTACTCGTCGAACTGGCGGGCGCGCTCGGCGTCGCGCACCTTCTGGACGATGACCTGCTTGGCCGACTGGGCGGCCACGCGGCCGAAATCGAAGGGCGGCAGGGTGTCGGAGATCACGTCGCCGACCAGCGCGCCCGGGTTGTAGCGGCGGGCCTGGTCGAGGGTGATCTCGCGGGCGTCGTTCTCCACCTCGTCGACGACCAGGAGGTGGCGCGAGAGGCGCAGCGCCCCGGTCTTGTTGTCGATCTCGGCGTGAACGTCGGTCTCGGCGCCGTAGCGGGAGCGGGCGGCCTTGGCGATCGCCTCCTCCATCGCGTCGATCACGATGGAGCGGTCGATCACCTTCTCGCGGGCCACCGCGTCGGCGATCTGGAGGAGTTCGAGCCTGTTGGCGCTGACGACGGCCATCGGTGTCGGTCCTTCTCTTCCGTCAAATCTTCGGGCCGGCCGCCGGGCGGCCGACGCGGGGGTCTCAGTGCAGGGAGTCGCGGTCCTTGAGCCGGGACGCCTTGGTCACGACCGGCTTCTTCGAGCCGGTCCGGGCCTGTTTCTGGGGCTTGGTCGCGGGACTGGCCTTCCGGGGACCCTTCGGCTGGAAGGGCGCGCGCGCCGGCGAAGGCGCGCCCTCCGCGGCGGCCGCCTCGTCGCCGGCCTCCACGTCCTCGTCGTCCGCGTCCGCCGGTCCGCCGCGGCGGAGCGACTCGCGGATCAGCTCGTCCGTGAGGACGAGATGGGCCTCGGCGAGGTCCTTCAGCGGCAGGTCGATGCGGCTCGGCAGCCCTTCCTTCACGTCGGGCAGGTCGATCGGGACGGTCGTCCCCGTCGGATCGGGCGCGCCCAGGATGCCGCGGAAGCGCTTGCGCCCGTCCAGCGGCGGGCTCAGCTCGACCTTGGCCTCGTAGCCGACCCAGCGGGCGAAGTCCGAGACCCGCACCAGCGGCCGGTCGATTCCGGGCGAGGACACTTCGAGGTTGTAGGCGCCGCCCACCGGGTCGTCGACGTCGAGGATCGGCGAGATCGCGCGGCTCACCGCCTCGCAATCGTCGATCGTGAAGGTGCCGTCCGGCCGCTCCGCCATGATCTGCACGGTGCAGCCGTTGACGTTGGACATCCGCACCCGGACCAGCCGGAAGCCGAGGCCCGCGAGCGGACCCTCGATCGCCTGCGCGACGCGCGCGGCGACTCCGGCCTCGCGGACGAGGCGCTTCTCGGACAGATCCGCTTCAATCTCGGACGACATGGGTGTTCAGCGCGCAACCTTCGCGGCGTTCTGCTTGGCCGCCCGCGGCGTGGGGCCTCGTGCGACGAGAGAGTGTGCGGCGAAAAAAAAGAGCGGACCCGGTGGGGCCCACTCCCGAACCGCAGCCTCTCGACTGCCATCAGAACTGTTGAGAGCTAGATAGCGACCCTTCGGCCGGAGCGCAAGGCGGATCGGCCGCGGCGCGCGGCCCGGTTCTTCCCGATCTCGCCCTCGTCCCGAGGTGCCGGAGCGTAGCGGAGGCCTCCCTCGAGGCCCGCTGCGCCGCACCCCGGGATGAGGGGGTTGGAGATCGGCTGCGTCTCAGCCGCCGCGCGGCACCCGCCCCTCCAGCGGATAGGCCGGATCGTTGTAGCCCGGCGTGGTCGGGTGGCCGGCGGCGACGAACCCGTCGACCAGCGCCTCGTCCTCCGGGGTGAAGGCGTAGTCGAGGGCGCCGAGATATTCCTGCCACTGCGCCTCCGTCCGCGGCCCGGCGATGACGCCGGTGACGAGGCGGTTGTTCAGCACCCAGGCGGTGGCGAACTGGCCGGCCGTGATGCCGCGGGCCTCGGCGTGCTCCTTCAGGGTCCGGGCGATGCGCAGGGATTCCGGACGCCACTCGGTCTGCATCATCCGGGCGTCCTGGCGGCCGGCGCGGGACTCGGCCGGCGGCGGCGCGTCGGGATCGTACTTGCCGGTGAGCACGCCGCGGGCGAGCGGCGAGTACGGCACGACGCCGAGCCCGAAATGCGCGCAGGCCGGCAGGTGCTCGGTCTCGGGCATCCGGTTGAACGCGTTGTAGTAGGGCTGGCTCACCACCGGCCGGTCGATCCCGGCCTCGTCGCAGAGCCGGCAGATCTCGGCGACCCGCCAGGACCGGTGATTCGAGACGCCGAAATGGCGGATCTTGCCCGCCCGCACGAGGTCGGCGATCGCCCGGACCGTCTCGGCCAGCGGCGTGTCGTGGTCCTCCTTGTGGAGGTAGTAGATGTCGATGAAATCCGTGCCGAGGCGGCGCAGGCTGTCCTCGGCGGCCTTCATCACGTGGACCCGCGAGAGCCCGCGGTCGTTGACGCCCGGCCCGGTCGGGTTGGCGACCTTGGTGGCCAGGACCCAGGCGTCGCGCTCGGCCTTGATCGCCCGGCCGGTGATCTCCTCCGACCGGCCCTCCGTGTAGACGTTGGCCGTGTCGATGAAGTTGATCCCGGCCTCCCGGGCGCCGGCGACGACGCGGCCGGCCGTGGCCTCGTCGGTGGGACCGCCGAACATCATCGTGCCGAGGCAGATCGGCGAGACCTTGAGGCCGGAGCGGCCGAGCGTGCGATACTGCATGGGATCCATCCAACGTCCGTCGTCCCGCTATCTCGCCGCGGGAACGGCGCGGTCAACCACAACACAGGTCAACGTCGCCCTGTAACCCGTGCGCGCCCGCGGCGAACCGACCCGCGACGGCACCGATGGCCCGGGCAGCCGTTCCCGCCGGTGGCCCGTTCCGCCGGCGCGGCGCCGTCGTCCACCGCGAAGCTTCCGTTCGGACCCATGATCGATCGCTCGGCCGCTCCCCTCGGCATCCCCCTCCCCTGGCTCGACCGGGCCGGTCGCCTCTCCTGGCTGAAGCTCGCGGTGTTCGCTGGCTGCGTCGCGCCCGCGCTCTACCTCGCGGCCGCCTACCGGCTGGACTCCCTCGGCGCCAAGCCGATCACCGCGCTGATCCACGCCACCGGCGAGTGGGCCGTGCGCTTCCTGCTCTTCTCGCTGGCGATCTCGCCGCTGCGCAGCCTCGCGGACTGGCCGAAGGTCATCGTCGTGCGGCGCATGCTCGGCGTCACCGTGATGGCCTACGTGGTGGCCCACCTCACCCTCTACGCCGTCGACCAGAACCTGATCCTCACCAAGGTGATCTCGGAGATCGCGCTCCGGCTCTACCTGACGATCGGCTTCGTGGCCCTGATCGGCCTGATCGCCTTGGGGTTGACCTCCACGGACACGGCGATCCGCAAGCTCGGCCCGAACTGGAACCGCCTGCACCGCCTCACCTACACGATCGCCGTGGCGGCCCTGGTCCACTACTTCCTGCAGTCGAAGATCGACGTCACCGACCCGGTCTTCTCGGCCGGCCTGTTCCTGCTGCTGATGGGCTGGCGGGCGATGCGGCGCTTCCGGTGGCCGGAACGGCCCTGGTCGCTCCTCCTCTTGGCGGTCGTCGCCGGGCTCGCGACCGCCGGGCTGGAGGCCGCCTGGTACGGCCTCGCCAGCGGTGTCCCCGCCAACCTCGTCCTCGCCGCCAACCTGGACTTCTCCGGCCCGATCCGGCCGGCCTGGTGGGTGCTGGCCGTCGGCCTGTCGCTCCCGCTCGTGGCGCTCCTGCGCGGCCCGAAGGCCCGCGCCGCCGGCCCGGCACCGCGCGGGCGACCGGCCCCCGCGCCCCGCCGGGACGCCGTGCGGGAGCCTGTCCGGGAGCCCTTGTCGCCGCCGGCCTGATGCCGCAGAACCCGCTCCCGGTCCTCCGCCGCCGGCGGTCCCGGGCCCAGCGGAGCTTTCGAGACGCCATGCGCGGCACGCCTCTCCTGATCGCGGGCTTGCTCGCGCCGACCCTCGCCTTCGCGACGCCCCCCGCAACCCAGCCCGCGAAGCCGGCCGCCAAGGCGGCGCCCGCCGCGCCGCCCCCGGCCACCGCCGCGCCGGCAGCCGCGGCCTGCAAGCCGCCCGAGCCGCCGCCGGCCTCCGCGCGTCCGGCCAAACCGGCGCTGCCGCCGAAGCCCGCCTGCCTCGACGCCAAGGAGGGCTGCCTGGGCTGGGAGGCCTACAGCTACAACGACGCGATCAAAGCCTATAACCTGCAGGCGCAGGCCTTCCGTCCGATCGCCGAGGCCTACCTGCAGAAGCTCAACGCCTACGTGAAGGCGAGCGCGGACTACGCCCAGTGCGAAGTGAACGCGATGCAGAACTAGCCGGCTGAACGGCGGCCGACTCGGTGACGCGGGGGCGGTTCAGGCGCCCGGTCGCACCCTCCGGTGATGATGGCCGCGATCCCCGCGCGCCCGCTCACGCCGAGGCCACCGTGCCCGCTCGTCGTCTCCTCGTCCGAACCGGCTTCTGCGCCCTGCTCCTCGCCGCCGGTCCGGCCCTGGCCGCCGATTTCGACGGCCGCTACCCGCCGTCGCACGACTACGGCGGTCCCGCTCAGGAGGACGAGCCGGAGCGCCGGCCACCGCCCCCGCCTCCTCCGGGACCGCGGCCCGAACCCGAGGTCCGAGGGCCCCGCTTCACGGCGGCGCCCCCCGACGCGGCCCCGGAGGCGTGCCGGGAATTCGTGCGGCGGCGCTTCGGTCCCGACGGGGAGCCGGTGCTGCGGCGGGTGCGGGTCTGCGACGAGCCGGTCGTCGACCGCGGGCCGCCGCCGCCTCCGCCCCCGGAGGACATCCCGCCCCGTCGCTGGGGCGGACCGCGCTGGTAGCGCGAGAGCCCGGCTCAGATCCGGGCCGGCGCCTTCCTGAGGGCGGCCGCGAAGGCCTTGAGCTGGCGGTTCAGATCCGCCAGCTCGTTCAGCGCGATGGTCTTGTGGCCGTCGCGAACCGCGCGCTCGATATCCTCGACCTGGAGGTCGACGAGGCGGCGGATGGCGGTGGCGACTTGTTGTCGGGTCATCGATTCGAGCGTCTCGTCCGAGCGTCCTGGCGGGCCTCAACGGACGGCCGGTACACGGCCGTCGACACGTTTCGGTGATAGGCCGGTAGGCTTAACCGATGGTGTCCGCGGCCCTGCCGTGCACAGGCGTTCGGGCCCTGGCCGAAGCCCTAGCGGCGCTCGCGCATCTCGGTCCGGCGCATCGGCATCGCGTCGATCGTGGCGAACAGCCTCTGCGGTGCGATCGGCGTCGCTTCGTTGATCTTGGCGCCGCCGTCCTTCCCGATCAGGACCGCGCGGAAGCTGTCGGCGGGGAGGCCGAGGCGCTCGCGCAGGGCCCGCGCCTCGGCCCCGGAACCGACCGCTTCCAAAACCACGAGGTCGCGCTCGGCGACGCCGGTGCGGACCGAGGCCAGCGCCGCCCGCTGCGCCCGGAGCTGCGCGTCCCTGGCCTCGGGCGCCGACAGGACCAGCACCCGCGCCCGGTCGCGATAGCCGTCGAGGGGGCCGGCCAGGGCGGCCCCCGTCGCCGATGACGCCATCGTCGCCACGGCCGCCAGCCCGAGTCCCAGTGCCGTCTCCCGCATGCCGCCGCTCCGCGCTCCCGAGCCGGGACAACGCGCGACTCGCCCGCGCGATCACGGCGGCGCCTTTGCCTCCCGGGCCCGGCGCCCCAGATCGGGGCGGGAGCCAGTTTCCGGGAGTCCGCCATGACCACCGCCATGAACCGCCGCATCGTCCTGGCCTCGCGCCCGCACGGCGAGCCGCGGCCCGAGAATTTCCGCCTGGAAGAGGTGCCGGTGCCGCAGCCCGGACCCGGCCAGGTCCTCCTGCGCACGCGCTGGCTGTCGCTGGACCCCTACATGCGCGGCCGGATGAGTGACGCGAAATCCTACGCGACGCCCGTCGAGATCGGCGCGCCGATCACCGCCGAGACGGTGGGCGAGGTGGTCGCCTCCAACCATCCCGATCACGCCGTGGGCGACCTGCTGACGGCCTTCGCGGGCTGGCAGGAGTACTTCGTCACCGACGCCAAGGGGTCGCGCAAGGTCGACCCCGCCGCGCCGCCCTCGACGGCGCTGGGGGTGCTCGGGATGCCGGGCATGACCGCCTATACCGGCCTCCTCAATATCGGCCGGCCGAAATTCGGCGAGACCGTCGTGGTGGCCGCCGCCGCCGGCCCCGTCGGCTCCCTGGTCGGCCAGATCGCCAAGATCCACGGCGCCCGCGCCGTCGGGATCGCGGGCGGCCCCGAGAAGTGCCGCTACCTCACCGAGGAGCTCGGCTTCGACGCCGCCATCGACCACCGCGGGACTGACCTGCCGGGTGCGCTGGCCGCCGCCTGCCCGAAGGGCATCGACGTGTACTTCGAGAATGTCGGCGGCGCGGTCTTCGCGGCCGTGCTGCCGCTGCTCAACCCGTTCGCGCGGATCCCGGTCTGCGGCCTCGTCTCCGCCTACAACGCCACCGAGGTGCCCCCCGGCCCGGACCGCCTGCCCGGCCTGATGCGCGCGGTCCTGACCAACCGGCTGCATATCCAGGGCTTCATCGTCTGGGACTTCGCCGAGCAGGCGGACACGTTCCGCAAGGAGGTCGCCGGCTGGATCCAGGACGGGCGCGTCCGCTACCGCGAGGACGTGGTCGAGGGGCTGGAGAACGCCCCGGAGGCGTTCATCGGCCTGTTGAAAGGCCGGAATTTCGGCAAGCTCGTCGTCCGCGTGTCCTGACAGCGCCTTGCTGCCGGAACGGAACGGATATAGAACAAACAGATCCGTCGGCGCTGCGGAAAGCGGGCACAAGCCCGCTCCACCGGTTGCCGCTCCGGAGGCCCGGGCGCATGGTTCGCGCGCCGCCGGGCTGGTGCCCTGTGAGATCCGTACGACTAGGAGAGAGCGATGGCGGGCAGCGTCAACAAGGTGATTCTGGTGGGCAATCTCGGGCGCGATCCCGAGATGCGCCGCCTCGGTTCGGGCGACCCCGTCTGCAACCTGCGGCTCGCCACGTCGGAGTCGTGGAAGGACAAGGCGAGCGGCGAGCGCAAGGAGAAGACCGAGTGGCACTCGGTCGTGATCTACAACGACAACCTCGCCCGGGTGGCCGAGCAGTACCTGCGCAAGGGCTCGAAGGTCTACATCGAGGGCCAGCTCCAGACCCGGAAGTGGACCGACAATTCCGGCGTCGAGAAGTACACGACCGAGGTTGTGCTCCAGCGCTTCCGCGGCGAGATGACGATCCTCGACGGGCGTGGCGGCGGCGGCGGCGACTTCGCCGGCGAGGATGAGGGCGGCGGCCAGGTCAGCCGCGGCGGCGATTTCGGCGGTGGCCGAGGCGGTGATCGCGGCGGCGATTTCGGCGGCGGTCGCGCCCAAGGCGGCGAGCGGCGCCCGGCCCCGGCCTCCTCGGGTGGCGGTGGCGGTGGCGGTGGCAGCCGCGGCGGTTACGATCTCGACGACGACATCCCGTTCTAGGATCGTGTCCGATCCGGGGGTTGCGCCCTCGCCTGAGCGGGCCTCCCGGCTCGGGTGAGGCGGACCTCCGGGCCGGGTCGGCGCAGCCGTTTCAGCGCATCATCCCGGGACCGCGCGGCGGTGCCCGGGATCCAGATCCGCCGCGCCCGGATCGCCGCCGCTCAGCCCTTGAGCTGCCGGTTGCAGGCCGAGTAGTAGCCACCGCCCTTCTCGATCCACTTCATGCCGCCCAGCGTGCCGGCGGCCTTCGCGGCGTTGTAGCTGTCGAGGCAGGTGTGCATCCGGGCCTTGCCGGCCGATTCCGTGGCGTATTTCGGGTCGACGGCGCGGGGGAACGTGGCCGACGCCGCGGCGGCGGACGTCGTCCCGACGCGCGGGGCCGCGGCCGGCGGTGCGGCCGGCGCTGTCGTCGCCGCGGTCGGCGAGACCGGGTTCGGCGCGGTCGTCGGGGCGTTGTCGGCCGCCGCACCGCACTCGGCCTTGCGGAAGTCGTTCCACTTCTGGCCGTTGAGCGTGCCCGCCTGCTTGGCGGCCTGGTACTTGACCGAGCAGTCCTTCGCGGAGAGCGCCGCGGCCGGCGAGGCGGCGGCCGCCAGGCCGGCGATCATCAGGGATGCAAATACATTGCGACTCATGACGAAGAATCTCCGGGACACTATGTTGCGTCCCGAAAGACATTAATACGGCTCTATGCCGTCGTGAATATGGGTTTGTCCGTTCCGGGGGGGGACAAATCGGCGGCCGAGCACTGGGCCGGCACCGGCCGGCCGCGGATCCGGAGGCGCGCGGCGGGCCGAGTTCTGGACGTGGCGACTCGATGTCGAGTCGCCCACGCGGATCACCAGCCGCCGTAGAACCGGCGCGGGCCCTCGTAGCCGCCATAGCCGCCGTGGCCCCCGTAGCCGCGGTCGTAGCCGCCGTAGCCGGGCCGGCCGCCGTAGGGTCCCCGCGGGCCGCCCCAGCCCCAGCCGCGATCGTTGGGCCGGCAATGGCCCCAGGGATTCGGGTGGAAGCCCGGACCGCAGCCGCCGGCCACGCGCTCGATCACCACGCCTGCCTCGGGCGGGCCGTAGCCGAACGGCGCCGCGTTCACCGCGGTGGCGGTCGCGAGAACCGCCGCGGCCACCGCGACGAGGCCGAGCACCTTGGAGCGCATCATGACACGATCTCCTGAACCTGCGGCCCGGACGCACCGGGCCGATGACAGGAGGATGCGCAGGCCCCTGTGAACCGGGACGGGCCCGGGCATTCAT from Methylobacterium sp. NMS14P includes:
- the infB gene encoding translation initiation factor IF-2, which produces MSDTNNPGDKTLNRTSPKPLSLKRPIEAGTVRQSFSHGRSKQVVVETVKRRVIGAAPAAPAREPAPAPRPAAAAPTAPPPRPAQRAASGVVLRTLSEQESAARAAALADAQRREAEARQKAEAEAAARRREAEEQARREREAAEARRREEEERKAAAAAAAAEAAEAAKAAAAAPPPAPAAPAPAAEAAAAAPSSPAPAPAQPAATPARPAAAAAAPARPAAPARQTEAARPAAARATPAAAPAAPRPPLTPRPSTGEPRKTITADTRKPRDLNFMARPAPAPEPEKSATPATAARPAGAGAAARPAGRGAQTNDDESETKRVIRRPGMPLKIITPPKTPKSPGGDRNRGRLTIATATSGEDERTRSVASFRRRQQRMSGRGHVEQKEKLSREVTIPETITIQELANRMSERAVDVIRMLMKQGQIHKITDVIDSDTAQLIAEELGHTVRRVAESDVEEGLSSDEPDLEEDLDPRPPVVTIMGHVDHGKTSLLDAIRKANVVDGEAGGITQHIGAYQVASPSGDMITFIDTPGHAAFTSMRARGAKVTDIVVIVVAADDGVMPQTIEAIQHAKAAGVPMIIAVNKIDKPDAKPERVRTELLQHDIQVESMGGETLEFEVSAKTGDGLSELLEGIQIQAEIMNLRANEKRDGEGTVIEAQLDRGRGPVATVLVQRGTLFTGDIVVAGAEWGRVRALIDDLGENVQYAGPSVPVEVLGFNGTPDAGDRVTVVPSEARAREVTEYRARQKRERQNARTGGANRSLVDMMRDLKEGAGRKELPVVIKGDVQGSVEAISGALEKLGNDEVAARILLAGVGGITESDITLAQASKAVVIGFNVRALKEAREAAERAGIEIRYYNIIYDLVDDIKATLSGMLPPTLREDRLGEATIQEVFEVSKVGKVAGCRVTDGIVERGAHVRLIRDSVVIHEGKLKTLKRFKDDAKEVTSGQECGMAFENFENMRAGDVIECYRVEEIRRTL
- a CDS encoding RNA-binding protein yields the protein MVAVDTTLPEDGLDAGGLDAGPGRRLPERTCIVTRVAQAPEAMIRFVRGPDGSVVPDLRAKLPGRGAWISARREAVATAVRKNLFSRAFKGPTPAAPDLPDRIVAGLRDDLRQAIAMANKAGCVVAGFSKVEAAIGGQPGAIAVIHAAEASPDGRRKIASALHRRHGDAMSRIPIIDDLSEDELDMALGRDHVIHAALVAGAGAAGCLSRWRRLRSFEGAAAATGEPDPARIGGIDEASR
- the nusA gene encoding transcription termination factor NusA, giving the protein MAVVSANRLELLQIADAVAREKVIDRSIVIDAMEEAIAKAARSRYGAETDVHAEIDNKTGALRLSRHLLVVDEVENDAREITLDQARRYNPGALVGDVISDTLPPFDFGRVAAQSAKQVIVQKVRDAERARQFDEYKDRIGEILNGIVKRVEYGNVIVDLGRGEGIVRRDEMIPRETFRPGDRIRSYLFDVRSEVRGPQIFLSRSHPQFMAKLFGQEVPEIYDGIVEVKAVARDPGSRAKIAVISRDGSIDPVGACVGMRGSRVQAVVGELQGEKIDIIPWSEDEATFIVNALQPAEVVKVVLDEEADRIEVVVPDDQLSLAIGRRGQNVRLASQLTGWDIDILTEAEESERRQKEFAERTQVFMEALDVDETVGQLLAAEGFRNVEEIAYVDIQELSGIQGLDEETGTEIQARAQDHLARIEQAHDARRTELGVADELREIEGITTPMMVALGENDVKSVEDLAGCATDDLVGYTEGRGPDAVRHAGYLDGFDLSRAEAEALIMAARLKAGWIEALPEPEAEEGAEAAEGDETAPAQAEA
- the rimP gene encoding ribosome maturation factor RimP, translating into MSSEIEADLSEKRLVREAGVAARVAQAIEGPLAGLGFRLVRVRMSNVNGCTVQIMAERPDGTFTIDDCEAVSRAISPILDVDDPVGGAYNLEVSSPGIDRPLVRVSDFARWVGYEAKVELSPPLDGRKRFRGILGAPDPTGTTVPIDLPDVKEGLPSRIDLPLKDLAEAHLVLTDELIRESLRRGGPADADDEDVEAGDEAAAAEGAPSPARAPFQPKGPRKASPATKPQKQARTGSKKPVVTKASRLKDRDSLH